A DNA window from Bdellovibrio sp. BCCA contains the following coding sequences:
- a CDS encoding alpha/beta fold hydrolase encodes MKRINILLWFVLLAGCSSFQTRAPQSELSRSPWFFEQTFYETHDPFVQSVYLRTGYYLEAEATNFKGCVLYLEGLADSVANHSALFSKLSKAGYRVVFFDYMGQGGSQGSMNNTRIVAPLSSSLQISTQAKFIWDRYSNRKDEYFGRDCSQSKKMVMGWSTGGLATYGLAHEGWADAVVLIAPGIHPKKFVGEAATSPKLMFTLDQVISERTLTRNKFEKNFNPHVDPIKPVSPAVVPLFATNLLLSSEFSQGWEIAKKTDGLVFLSGVEDTYVDRLATEKTLKKKAPHFKVVAYNGALHEIDNELPEVAKDMHEKTVQFFDSFLAKH; translated from the coding sequence ATGAAAAGAATAAATATCCTTCTCTGGTTCGTTCTATTAGCTGGATGTTCAAGTTTTCAAACACGCGCACCCCAATCGGAGCTTTCGCGTTCCCCGTGGTTCTTTGAGCAAACCTTTTATGAAACTCATGATCCTTTCGTTCAAAGCGTTTATCTGCGCACGGGATATTATTTAGAAGCTGAAGCAACAAACTTTAAAGGCTGCGTGCTTTACCTTGAAGGACTTGCAGACTCCGTTGCGAACCACAGTGCTTTATTCAGTAAATTGAGTAAAGCCGGATATCGAGTCGTCTTTTTTGATTACATGGGACAAGGCGGCTCGCAAGGTTCGATGAACAACACCCGTATCGTCGCACCTCTTTCGTCTTCTTTACAAATTTCTACACAAGCGAAATTTATTTGGGACCGTTACTCCAACCGCAAAGACGAATACTTCGGTCGCGATTGTTCACAAAGTAAAAAAATGGTGATGGGTTGGTCCACTGGTGGACTTGCAACTTACGGTCTTGCTCATGAAGGATGGGCGGATGCTGTCGTCTTAATTGCTCCGGGAATTCACCCTAAGAAATTTGTAGGTGAAGCTGCGACTTCGCCCAAACTGATGTTCACGTTAGATCAGGTAATTTCAGAAAGAACTCTTACGCGTAATAAGTTTGAGAAAAATTTTAATCCCCATGTCGACCCGATCAAACCGGTTTCTCCAGCGGTCGTGCCACTCTTTGCAACCAATCTGCTTTTGTCGTCCGAGTTTTCCCAAGGTTGGGAGATCGCTAAAAAAACTGACGGCTTGGTTTTTCTGTCGGGAGTTGAAGACACTTACGTGGATCGCCTTGCCACAGAAAAAACTCTAAAAAAGAAAGCGCCCCACTTTAAAGTTGTCGCCTACAACGGAGCCCTTCACGAAATTGACAATGAATTACCGGAAGTTGCCAAGGACATGCACGAAAAAACAGTGCAGTTCTTTGATTCTTTCTTAGCAAAGCATTAA